The DNA window TTCAAATCCAGTTTGTCCGGTCACTCCTGGTGCGTACATGACTACTTTAACCTGTTCATTCTGAGTCAATGACGAACCTTGCAAGTATTCGATTGCCTTAGGCCCAATAGCATCAGGTGTAATTGTGGCATTCCCAAGCCCAATAATTAGTATTTTAGAGGATTCGGTTAACTTAATATGTTCATGCATCTCTTGCAACTTACGCGTAAATAATTTTTCTAAGTTTTGAAAGCTTTGTTCCTCATCTGGGCTAACAGTCAAGTCAGTTAACGTAATATATTTCCCTTTTTTCTTTCCAAGCTTTTTTTCTCCTTCCTCGTTTACTTCAATAGATGTTATTAATACAGGACCCTCTCGACTTTCTTCAAAGATAATGCCTTCTGATTCTTTTAAAGTGTCTTTCTCTCCCTTTGTTCGATGTTTGACCATTTCTTCCGATTCATCTAACAAATCTGTTCGTCCCCACATAAAATTCACCTCCAAATTAGTTTGCACGATGTGTCAAGTAAATATTCTTTGCATTTATATATTGCAATTTGTTTTTTCGTTTGTTAAAATAATGCTTGTTGTATAATACAGTTTCAACAAAAAATGTATCATCTCAGACCTTATTAGGAGGTGAAAGGTATGCCAAACATTAAATCTGCAATTAAACGTGTTAAGACAAATGAGAAGTTAAACGCTCAAAATGCAAAAGCTAAATCAGCGATGCGTACTGCTGTGAAAAAAGCTGATAACGCTGCACTTAATAACGATGAAAACGCAAAAGAACTTATTAAAACTGCAATTCAACAAGTTGAAAAAGCAGCTTCAAAAGGTTTAATTCATAAAAACGCAGCTAGTCGTAAGAAAGCTCAATTAATGAAAAAAGCGTAAATTAAAGAAGACTGGTCCGATTCTATTCGGCCAGTCTTTATTTATTTGTCTATATTTAGTCACAATTTCATTTTAATAAAAACAACTCTAAAATTCTCTCACGATTTATACTTAATGTTTTCAGTTGCAAATCAACTGTCGCTATATCATTTAATGTGCGAAGTAGCTTTTGTTCATTATGCAGCATTGGATTGTCAAATAATAATTTCACTCGATAAGGATGCACCTTAAGCTGATTGGCAATTTGCTGTGCATGGTATCCTTTTTTCTTTAAATGGCTTACTTGCACCATTAGTCTTACTTGTGTGGCAATTAATGCATTTAACTTCAATGGATCCTCTTTACGCTTCAACAAATCATGGTAAATTTCAATTGCTTCGCTTTTATTTCCTGCTAGATAAGCGTTCCCTAATGTAAATACATCCTGCTCTAAAGTTCGAACTAATAATTGCTTCACTGTATCTGCGTCAATTTCTTGATCTTCCCCTATATACGTCGCTATTTTTACTAACTCCGTTTGTAAGTGAACTAAATTCGTTCCTCCAAGTTCAATCAAGCAATTAATTGCTTCTTCAGACATTGTTTTTCCATATGTCGAAACTTCATGTAATACCCAAGTTTTTAAATCATGCGCTTGCAAACTTATTGCTTCTATCACATTTGCATACTGTTTCATTGCTTTCGTTATTTTTTTTCGTTCATCCAGCTTCTCATAAGGTGCAATAAAAATGGTAACTGCCGTTGGCGAAGGACTCTGCAACCATTTTTCTAATTCAGTCGTATCATGCATTATTTTCTCTTTTCCTTTTTCCGTCGCTTTTAAGAAAAATGCATTTTTGGCAATGACTAGTTTTTTATCAGAGAAAAAAGGGAGAGTATCTGCTTCATACATTACTTCTTCTACATTTTTTTCTTCTAAATCAAAGGAAATAACCTCTGCTTCTCCATTTGCCTTTAACTGTCTTTTAATTCTTTTCAATGTCTCTTCAATAAAGTAAGCTTCCGTTCCATATAATAAATACACATCGGATAAATTATTGTTTGTTATTTGTGCCCATTTATCTGAAATCATACTAGATCTCCTTGCTACTTATAGTTAAACTTTATTATAACGTAAAATAGGTGAATAATTTGTGACATTGTAAGTGCAAAATGAAAAAGAAGAGATTCTATGTAGATTTTTTATAGGCATTCCTTTATAATTAGGTGGAAATAGGAGGGGTAACAATGAACGAGTTTGAACAAAATGTACAGTCGAAACGTAACGACGCGATCGACTCAGGCGTAGGTTTCGCTGTCTCCTTTGGATTTTTTACAATTATGTTTGTAATTGCAGTAGTTATTGAGTTTGTTTCTCGATAATAACTGAAAAGGGTTTTGTCTATTATAGGCAAAACCCTTTTCCCTTTTTATGGGGTAGTAACAAATACCTCCCCTTTTTTCGTCACTTTTACTTCTATTGCACCGTCTTTACCCGTTTGTAAAAAAGGGATATTCAAATCATTTAGCCGTTCAACAACTTCTGGATGTGGGTGACCATAGCGATTATCAAAACTAGCCATAATAATAGATATGTTGGGATTGGTCCACGCTAAAAAAGATTCATCACTAGACGTTTTACTCCCATGATGCCCAACTTTTAATAACGTAATCTCTTTTAAAGTTTTTGGATACTTCTCCACTAATTCTAGCTCTCCTTGAATCTCCAAGTCCCCTATAAATAATCCATGAAAATAATTATTTCTCATCGATAAGACAAGCGAATCATTATTTCCTTCATAATCAGAATCAAATGGATACATATACTGCAGTTGAAAATAGTTTGAATCAATTTTATCTCCAGCTCTTTTTTCCATTATAGGTATTTGTTGTTTCTCTACTTCCTCCTTTAAGTCCCTCATTACTTCTTTGTCCAGTGAACCTGGAGAAATATGAATTTCCTCTACCTGCACTTCTCTTAATATTTCTTCTGCCCCTTCCATATGATCGGCATCAGCGTGTGTCAAGACGAGCATATCTATTTTGGTAATTCCTTTTCCTTTTAAAAAAGGTACAACAATCTGCCTTCCAATCTCATAAGCTTCCTTTGTATCCTTCCAAGCTTCTTGCTCGAAGCGTAACAACCCACCAGTATCAATCATTAGCACCTCTTTTCTATAAGGCATTTCAATGACTATACAATCTCCTTGTCCAACATTTAAAAACGTAATTTTGGTGGATGAATCTAAATATGGGGTAAGTTGAATGGTTATCATTGGCAATAAAAGAAGAAAGATACTAAATAATCGCTTTTGCTTTCTCTCTATGGAAATAAAAAAGAAAATAACACTCATATACGCAATAAATACAATTAATAGCGTAGGTTTCATCGGATTCCACAATTGATAAGGTAAGCTTCCTAAATACATTATAAAATTTCCCAGCAAAGTACGAATGGGCTCGTATAACAAAAATAGGAGATGACTTAGAGAGGTAGATATAGAGGTAAGGAATAAGAAAAAGAGATTTATTGGCAAAATGATGAAAGAAAATAAAGGGACAAAAACTAAATTAGCGAGGAAGGAAGAAATAGAAATCTCATAAAAATGATAAATAAGAATGGGATACACAATCAGCTGACATACAGCAGTAATTACTAACGATTGAAAAAGATAAGAAGTACTATGTTTTAATAGTATAGACGAATAGATTAAAGAGAAGGCAGCTAAATACGACAACTGAAACCCCAATTGAAAGATTACCCAAGGAGAGAGCCATATAAAACCAATAAGACTAATTGAAAATGCATCATCTATTGCGAGTTTTTTCTTCCATAATACACTCACTAATACGATCTCAGTAACCGAGACCGATCTCCAAACAGACGGTGCCCCTCCTGCTATAAAACCATACAGCGGAAGAGAAATGATTAAAATCCAATTTGCAGTTTCTTTTCGAACACCCAAACGAATAAGTAACTCATATATAAGGAACACAACTAATGCTACATGAAGGCCTGAAATAGCAAACAGATGCGTGATACCTAACGTTTGATAGGCATTTTGAGTATCGGATGGCATTTGTTCCCTACTGCCGATCAATAAAGCTTCGGCTTCCGACTGCAAAGACAAAGGAAAAGTTTTTTGTATATGCTGCTTCATCTTAAAACGTTTCTCCGCCATATAAGCCAAGAAGCCTTCAACTTTACCAATCACTTCATACTGTTCTACTTGTATTTGTCCGACCGCCCCGTTACTTTTTATATACTGATCCATTTCAAAAGCATATTGGTGGGACATGGGTCTTTTCGGAACTTC is part of the Psychrobacillus sp. FSL H8-0483 genome and encodes:
- the rpsT gene encoding 30S ribosomal protein S20 translates to MPNIKSAIKRVKTNEKLNAQNAKAKSAMRTAVKKADNAALNNDENAKELIKTAIQQVEKAASKGLIHKNAASRKKAQLMKKA
- the holA gene encoding DNA polymerase III subunit delta encodes the protein MISDKWAQITNNNLSDVYLLYGTEAYFIEETLKRIKRQLKANGEAEVISFDLEEKNVEEVMYEADTLPFFSDKKLVIAKNAFFLKATEKGKEKIMHDTTELEKWLQSPSPTAVTIFIAPYEKLDERKKITKAMKQYANVIEAISLQAHDLKTWVLHEVSTYGKTMSEEAINCLIELGGTNLVHLQTELVKIATYIGEDQEIDADTVKQLLVRTLEQDVFTLGNAYLAGNKSEAIEIYHDLLKRKEDPLKLNALIATQVRLMVQVSHLKKKGYHAQQIANQLKVHPYRVKLLFDNPMLHNEQKLLRTLNDIATVDLQLKTLSINRERILELFLLK
- a CDS encoding YqzM family protein, coding for MNEFEQNVQSKRNDAIDSGVGFAVSFGFFTIMFVIAVVIEFVSR
- a CDS encoding DNA internalization-related competence protein ComEC/Rec2, with translation MLSYAYVGAVIPQPAKEGNVTNLTWTDVYRINGSYIRGFAISDENEKWYVQLKIKSEQEKLALMNTSLAGMIFKVDAKEVPKRPMSHQYAFEMDQYIKSNGAVGQIQVEQYEVIGKVEGFLAYMAEKRFKMKQHIQKTFPLSLQSEAEALLIGSREQMPSDTQNAYQTLGITHLFAISGLHVALVVFLIYELLIRLGVRKETANWILIISLPLYGFIAGGAPSVWRSVSVTEIVLVSVLWKKKLAIDDAFSISLIGFIWLSPWVIFQLGFQLSYLAAFSLIYSSILLKHSTSYLFQSLVITAVCQLIVYPILIYHFYEISISSFLANLVFVPLFSFIILPINLFFLFLTSISTSLSHLLFLLYEPIRTLLGNFIMYLGSLPYQLWNPMKPTLLIVFIAYMSVIFFFISIERKQKRLFSIFLLLLPMITIQLTPYLDSSTKITFLNVGQGDCIVIEMPYRKEVLMIDTGGLLRFEQEAWKDTKEAYEIGRQIVVPFLKGKGITKIDMLVLTHADADHMEGAEEILREVQVEEIHISPGSLDKEVMRDLKEEVEKQQIPIMEKRAGDKIDSNYFQLQYMYPFDSDYEGNNDSLVLSMRNNYFHGLFIGDLEIQGELELVEKYPKTLKEITLLKVGHHGSKTSSDESFLAWTNPNISIIMASFDNRYGHPHPEVVERLNDLNIPFLQTGKDGAIEVKVTKKGEVFVTTP